Proteins encoded in a region of the Bacteroidota bacterium genome:
- a CDS encoding T9SS type A sorting domain-containing protein has translation MIFCFFLLFTSSYGSAFAQQPIIPTLTLSATAGSCNEINLNFFPGDGNRRLIIANAGSPVSEFPVDGTGYNGGSIYGTGSNLGNGNFVVYNGSGSSTTISGLDGGTEYFFASFEFNGNGGGTNYLLTGYPESNEIAPGISLTVLSSSGDICIGDSVQLQASGALTYSWTPSGTLSSNSDPIVTAIPVSTTTYTVTGTDVGGCQDSKTLTVIVNQLPLVTLSSFQSICINEGIVELSGGNPAGGTYFGTGVTASELDPTIPGPGNNQIGYTYTDIHGCIDTATRNINIKSAPVVTLSTLADVCIDASPFAMSGGSPAGGDYSGTGVNGNDIFNPATAGDGAHTITYIATAQGCSDTATNTLSVNPLPTVSFSNLQSTCVNTAAFTLTGGSPVGGTYTGTAVTSNQFSPSTAGEGTFNITYTYTDINGCSDESSESILVNGIPAVSFSALPNVCQNTGPVALSQGSPAGGTYSGPGVGGSTFFTGIAGAGTHNLTYTYTDANSCSNSAGQSIVVNPIPTVNLGADTTICSNSSIVLNGGSFSTYAWSTGANTPSITVDSSGRGLGSFRFILIATNTFACANRDTIFVTIDACNGIDENSKISFETYPNPFAGNFVVRMNSLFDVQVYDLTGKLIFNREKIIDQVVLGDEFPSGSYLLRVKTSLGEGSSIIVKQ, from the coding sequence ATGATCTTTTGCTTTTTTCTTTTATTTACATCTTCTTATGGAAGTGCGTTTGCCCAGCAACCCATTATTCCAACCTTGACATTATCGGCTACTGCAGGTTCTTGTAACGAGATCAATCTGAATTTTTTTCCAGGAGATGGAAACCGCAGATTGATCATAGCAAATGCAGGTTCTCCGGTATCGGAATTTCCGGTAGATGGAACAGGCTATAATGGCGGATCGATTTATGGAACCGGATCAAATCTGGGGAATGGAAACTTTGTTGTTTACAACGGTAGTGGATCAAGTACAACTATCAGTGGATTAGATGGCGGAACAGAATACTTTTTCGCAAGTTTTGAATTCAATGGAAACGGTGGCGGAACGAATTATCTGCTTACAGGTTATCCGGAGTCAAATGAGATCGCGCCGGGAATTTCGCTTACTGTACTTTCTTCTTCAGGAGATATTTGTATAGGTGACAGTGTTCAACTGCAAGCAAGTGGTGCATTGACTTATTCATGGACACCTTCAGGAACTTTGTCCAGTAATTCTGATCCAATCGTTACTGCAATTCCTGTTTCTACAACAACATATACAGTTACTGGGACTGATGTTGGTGGTTGTCAGGATTCAAAAACTTTGACAGTAATTGTGAATCAATTACCATTGGTAACCTTAAGTTCATTTCAATCCATTTGTATAAATGAAGGTATTGTTGAGCTCTCAGGTGGAAATCCGGCCGGAGGAACTTATTTTGGAACAGGAGTTACTGCAAGTGAATTAGATCCGACAATACCAGGTCCCGGAAACAATCAGATCGGATATACCTATACTGATATTCACGGATGTATTGATACAGCCACCAGAAATATAAATATTAAAAGTGCACCGGTTGTAACTTTAAGTACACTGGCAGATGTTTGTATTGATGCATCTCCATTTGCAATGAGTGGTGGTTCGCCTGCAGGAGGAGACTACTCAGGAACAGGAGTAAATGGAAATGATATTTTCAATCCGGCAACTGCCGGAGACGGAGCGCATACTATAACATACATTGCAACTGCACAGGGTTGTTCTGATACAGCAACAAATACACTATCAGTAAATCCATTGCCAACTGTTTCATTTTCTAATTTGCAATCGACATGCGTCAACACAGCTGCATTTACTTTGACTGGCGGTAGTCCTGTCGGTGGTACATATACCGGAACTGCTGTAACGAGTAATCAATTCAGTCCTTCAACAGCAGGTGAAGGAACTTTTAATATTACCTACACCTATACTGACATCAATGGCTGTTCTGACGAATCTTCAGAGTCAATTCTTGTGAATGGTATTCCTGCAGTTTCGTTTTCTGCATTACCAAATGTATGTCAGAATACTGGACCTGTTGCCTTATCTCAGGGAAGTCCCGCAGGCGGAACATATAGCGGTCCCGGTGTTGGCGGATCAACTTTCTTTACAGGTATTGCAGGTGCTGGAACGCATAATCTGACATACACTTATACCGATGCAAACAGTTGCTCAAATTCTGCCGGACAAAGCATAGTTGTAAATCCGATTCCGACTGTTAATCTTGGAGCAGATACTACAATTTGTTCAAATTCTTCTATCGTTCTCAATGGTGGAAGTTTTAGTACTTATGCCTGGTCGACAGGTGCAAACACTCCTTCAATTACTGTAGATAGTTCAGGCAGAGGATTAGGCTCATTCCGTTTTATTTTAATTGCGACAAACACGTTTGCCTGTGCTAACAGGGATACGATTTTTGTGACTATTGATGCGTGTAATGGAATTGATGAGAATTCTAAAATCAGTTTTGAAACATATCCCAATCCATTCGCAGGGAATTTTGTAGTCAGAATGAATTCTCTTTTTGATGTTCAGGTTTATGATCTTACAGGAAAGTTAATTTTTAACAGAGAGAAGATCATTGATCAGGTTGTTCTTGGAGATGAATTTCCTTCAGGATCATATCTTTTGAGAGTGAAAACTTCACTCGGCGAAGGTTCTTCGATTATTGTGAAGCAATAA
- a CDS encoding T9SS type A sorting domain-containing protein — protein MQPVLQSQEFLIISEFQHSANTTFGSGTQISAGEYVVYSGSANTISISGLNATTTYYFSIFEFNGNGCTSNFLTGPATGNATTIGCVLASQPTVAPSGLSVSSTMSNSMNVTWTRGNGAYCIVVCRGGSAVTSAPVDGTAYTSNATYGLGSTTSPGDYIVYSGTGTNVNVLGLMPGTAYFFSVYEMNGTGCNTNYLITLNTTTSTTNPVVAYTTYFGNLHSHSDYSDGDMDNVCNGAGSPDCCYTIGNTASYFDFMGISDHNHNEGPIMTPALYSSGVSEASTYSSVNPGFAALYGMEWGTISTGGHVAIYGVNQLIGWNSGNYNIFVAKGDYNGLFNVINNTSGAFATLCHPNNTDYGNLLGSAYNAAYDNAIVGVAIKNGPYNSSNVTYSDPATSTNITYWNSLLGKGYHLGPTMDLDNHNSVTMGKSSQARTAILAPSMSVNNVMEAMLNMRFYATEDYNLGLTYNINGIFPLGSIVTQTVDPTINVTTSDGNGETITQIRIFYGVPGSNAAPTVLTTVAGSSLVYTHTFASGTYYYYAEITQADGQKAWTSPIWYTKIVTPLPIELLSFTGEVTSKGNLLQWNTASETNNNYFSVERSADGKNFKAIGQVKGAGNSTQENSYSFLDVWAPEGINYYRLKQTDFDNNSTNSHIIALRSNKKDELFLIYPNPASGSFIVSVKEFSSEGYSISISNSVGQVVFTKDNITTEQLKLSPDLRDGVYTISLLINEEIFNKKLIIRGN, from the coding sequence ATGCAACCGGTGCTACAGAGTCAGGAGTTTTTGATAATATCAGAATTCCAACATAGCGCGAATACTACGTTTGGAAGTGGTACTCAAATTTCAGCAGGTGAATATGTAGTGTATAGCGGAAGTGCAAACACAATTTCAATTTCCGGTTTGAATGCTACTACAACTTATTATTTTTCCATTTTTGAATTCAATGGAAACGGATGTACATCCAATTTTCTCACCGGCCCGGCAACAGGTAATGCAACTACGATTGGTTGTGTACTTGCAAGTCAGCCAACCGTTGCCCCAAGCGGACTTTCAGTTTCTTCTACTATGTCGAATAGCATGAATGTAACATGGACACGCGGGAACGGTGCTTATTGTATTGTAGTTTGCAGAGGCGGAAGTGCAGTGACTTCAGCGCCTGTCGATGGGACAGCATATACTTCAAATGCTACTTACGGACTTGGAAGTACAACTTCTCCCGGCGATTATATTGTCTATTCAGGAACAGGAACGAATGTAAATGTTCTTGGTCTGATGCCGGGTACTGCATATTTCTTTTCTGTTTACGAAATGAACGGAACAGGTTGCAATACAAATTATCTGATCACGCTTAATACTACAACAAGTACAACAAATCCTGTTGTAGCGTACACAACTTACTTTGGAAATCTGCATTCGCATTCAGATTATTCTGATGGCGACATGGACAATGTATGCAACGGTGCGGGAAGTCCTGACTGTTGTTATACAATTGGAAACACTGCCAGTTATTTTGATTTCATGGGCATCAGTGATCACAATCATAATGAAGGTCCGATCATGACACCGGCTTTATATTCAAGTGGTGTTTCTGAAGCTTCAACGTATTCATCAGTGAATCCCGGCTTTGCTGCATTGTATGGAATGGAGTGGGGAACGATCTCTACCGGTGGTCACGTTGCAATTTATGGAGTGAATCAATTGATTGGATGGAATTCCGGAAACTATAATATTTTCGTAGCAAAGGGTGACTACAATGGTTTATTCAATGTGATCAACAATACATCGGGAGCATTTGCAACGCTTTGTCATCCGAATAATACGGACTATGGTAATTTACTTGGATCGGCCTATAACGCTGCTTATGATAATGCTATCGTTGGAGTAGCAATTAAGAACGGACCATACAATTCATCGAATGTGACTTATTCTGATCCGGCAACGAGTACAAATATTACTTACTGGAATTCTCTTTTAGGAAAAGGATATCACCTCGGTCCAACTATGGATCTGGACAATCACAATTCAGTTACTATGGGAAAATCAAGTCAAGCCCGTACTGCTATTCTTGCACCTTCCATGAGTGTGAATAATGTAATGGAAGCCATGCTGAATATGCGTTTCTATGCAACAGAAGATTATAATTTAGGATTGACATATAATATAAATGGAATTTTTCCATTAGGAAGTATCGTTACTCAAACAGTTGATCCAACAATTAATGTTACGACCTCCGATGGAAATGGTGAAACGATAACTCAGATCAGAATTTTTTATGGTGTACCCGGAAGTAATGCGGCTCCGACTGTATTAACAACCGTAGCCGGTTCTTCGCTTGTCTATACGCATACATTCGCTTCCGGAACGTATTATTATTATGCGGAAATAACACAAGCAGACGGACAAAAAGCCTGGACGTCGCCGATCTGGTATACAAAGATCGTAACACCATTGCCAATAGAATTATTATCTTTTACAGGCGAAGTTACATCGAAAGGAAATCTGCTGCAGTGGAATACAGCTTCTGAAACGAACAACAATTATTTTTCAGTTGAAAGAAGTGCAGACGGCAAAAATTTTAAAGCAATAGGCCAGGTCAAAGGTGCAGGTAATAGTACTCAGGAAAACAGTTATAGCTTTCTTGATGTATGGGCTCCTGAAGGAATTAATTATTATCGTTTGAAGCAAACTGATTTTGATAACAATTCAACCAATTCCCACATCATAGCTTTGCGATCAAATAAGAAAGATGAACTTTTCTTAATTTATCCGAATCCGGCGTCAGGTAGTTTTATTGTTTCTGTAAAGGAATTTAGTTCCGAAGGGTATAGTATCTCAATTTCAAATTCTGTAGGACAAGTTGTTTTTACAAAAGACAATATTACAACCGAACAGTTAAAATTATCACCTGATTTAAGAGACGGAGTTTACACGATAAGTCTTTTGATAAATGAAGAGATTTTCAATAAGAAACTGATAATCCGCGGTAACTAA
- the xseA gene encoding exodeoxyribonuclease VII large subunit has protein sequence MNEQNSDLVQKSYSLLEVMNSVQSVVKKNYESRKFWVKCELVKLNFHQASGHCYLELVDRNESTMVAQCKGIIWSDFYQIIQKKFRSTINAELGSGMKVLFQCNVTFHPIHGFSLYVTDAEPAFTLGEMAKMKNEAILKLKQENVFDLNKKKVLPILPKRIAVISVETSRGYQDFISTINNYHKKFVLELSLFEATLQGDNAVTTIIRALQKIASRISDFDVVTIIRGGAGDTGLACYDEYVLAKEVASFPLPIVTGIGHATNETVTEMVAFKNCITPTAAADFFLEKFSAQDVLIRQLTENLIGFTSEFLSESKETLHDTIKDFQVLCNTSMEKNHALINKTTELLVKFSLRYTLDERTYLQNNINVIKNIPGRQLIPQQKNLISILSRQLYSNANGRIQIDKSLINENAKSLKQVSHQFKDLKQNLNLIESKVKLLDPINTLARGYSITRKKGKAITSTDEIVSGEVIETILASGSFTGTVIEIKKTK, from the coding sequence ATGAACGAACAAAATTCCGATCTCGTCCAAAAATCATATTCTTTGCTGGAAGTGATGAATTCGGTTCAATCGGTCGTGAAAAAAAATTACGAGTCGAGAAAATTCTGGGTGAAATGCGAATTGGTAAAATTGAACTTTCATCAGGCGAGCGGACATTGTTATCTTGAACTGGTCGACAGAAATGAATCGACAATGGTAGCTCAATGCAAAGGAATTATCTGGTCAGATTTCTATCAGATCATTCAGAAAAAATTCAGGTCAACTATCAATGCAGAACTTGGCTCTGGAATGAAAGTTCTTTTTCAGTGTAATGTTACTTTCCATCCTATCCATGGATTTTCATTGTACGTGACAGATGCAGAACCTGCTTTTACGTTGGGTGAAATGGCCAAAATGAAAAATGAAGCTATTCTTAAACTCAAACAGGAAAATGTTTTTGATCTGAATAAGAAAAAAGTACTTCCGATTTTACCAAAAAGAATTGCTGTAATATCTGTTGAAACCAGCAGAGGATATCAGGATTTCATCAGTACGATCAATAATTATCACAAAAAGTTTGTGCTCGAGCTTTCACTTTTTGAAGCTACTCTTCAAGGTGATAATGCAGTAACAACTATCATCAGAGCATTACAAAAAATTGCTTCACGTATCAGTGATTTTGACGTTGTCACTATCATCAGAGGTGGTGCAGGCGATACCGGACTTGCCTGTTATGATGAATATGTTCTTGCAAAAGAAGTAGCAAGTTTCCCGCTGCCGATAGTTACGGGAATCGGTCATGCAACAAATGAAACGGTAACTGAAATGGTTGCTTTTAAGAACTGCATCACTCCTACTGCTGCTGCAGATTTCTTTCTGGAAAAATTCTCTGCTCAGGATGTCCTTATCAGACAGCTGACAGAAAACCTGATCGGATTTACATCAGAATTTTTATCTGAGTCCAAAGAAACGCTTCATGATACAATAAAAGATTTTCAGGTCTTGTGTAATACATCAATGGAAAAAAATCATGCACTGATCAATAAAACAACAGAATTACTCGTTAAATTCAGCCTTCGATATACACTGGATGAACGGACATATTTACAGAATAACATCAATGTGATTAAAAATATTCCCGGACGTCAACTTATTCCACAACAGAAAAACCTGATCAGCATACTATCACGGCAGTTATATAGCAATGCAAACGGCAGAATACAGATTGACAAAAGTCTGATCAATGAAAATGCCAAGTCGCTTAAGCAAGTTTCACATCAGTTCAAAGATCTGAAGCAAAATCTGAATCTGATAGAGTCAAAAGTGAAATTGCTTGACCCGATCAATACTCTGGCCCGCGGGTATTCGATCACACGAAAGAAAGGGAAAGCCATCACTTCTACAGATGAAATTGTTTCCGGAGAAGTAATTGAAACAATACTGGCATCAGGAAGTTTTACAGGAACAGTAATAGAAATCAAAAAAACAAAATAA
- the xseB gene encoding exodeoxyribonuclease VII small subunit, with product MKYEEAYNELQEIVNEIENGSISVDELSEKVKRASVLIQLCRKKLDGTEKEVNELLKGIEKSAS from the coding sequence ATGAAATACGAAGAAGCATATAATGAATTGCAGGAGATTGTGAATGAAATTGAGAATGGAAGTATCAGCGTCGACGAACTGAGCGAAAAAGTAAAACGGGCATCGGTTTTAATTCAACTCTGCAGAAAAAAACTTGACGGAACAGAAAAGGAAGTAAATGAACTATTGAAAGGAATAGAAAAATCAGCATCTTGA
- a CDS encoding SpoIIE family protein phosphatase: MNSKLSFLLSFLLLFVLSGTNNNHLFAAAEYGNLVTPQNLKKEIDLDTIYRYKIGDNPEWSKFDFDDTDWRPTIADSTDNDTLLEKHDGIVWFRGKFKVDSTLTSRAFAIEILCHGACEVYFDGMLVKKIGVVASTFENYTSGYTFRTSMIPVSLNQKTEHVIAVRVAKFREEKKSEIVFNSGNKEKAFGSSFYDAEIAIEEESDFHQQAIMLIFATIFGVLGIFHLILFIYYHKNRANLYYSLFTFMLFCIFFGMYTLFAGQDMRTTQRILQLESIASYTVPLFFISILYQIFYKRLLKFFWVLAGLIIISSLCLFVFNQREIGMITMVIFFLAGLVETIRVFIKGIVNKRDGARIFLFGLFFPIIGVIVLSLLSSFLESTGFTKWSEQIDDHTGEFFGYSFLLSVSLSMTIYLARDFARMNNKLQAQINEIKQLFDKTVEQDNERKRILENQNEKLEQMVTVRTNEVNRQKTEIELKNRDILDNLQYAKRIQEAILPEIKLIYQTLNDSFIIYLPKDIVSGDFYSFSQKNDKVIIAAADCTGHGVTGAFMSMIGTSVLNQIINENGVTEPAQILKNLNAGIIDALKQSEGEKEIHDGMDIALCSLDLKNSTLKYAGANRPLWIFKNGEMTMIKPAKSAIGGYQSARKEEFSQHEIPVSKGDTIYLFTDGYADQFGGPEGKKFLSKRFREILKEIQPLSMIEQQKYLLKAFHDWKGNVGQVDDVLVIGVRF, from the coding sequence ATGAATAGCAAACTATCTTTTCTATTATCATTTTTACTTTTGTTTGTTCTTTCCGGAACGAATAACAATCATTTGTTTGCAGCAGCTGAATATGGAAATCTGGTCACTCCGCAAAATTTAAAGAAAGAAATTGATCTCGATACCATTTATCGTTACAAGATCGGCGACAATCCTGAATGGTCGAAATTTGATTTCGATGACACTGACTGGAGGCCTACCATTGCTGACTCTACCGACAACGACACTTTACTGGAAAAACATGATGGTATCGTCTGGTTCAGGGGAAAATTCAAAGTCGATTCCACTTTAACAAGCAGAGCATTTGCTATTGAAATACTTTGCCATGGTGCATGTGAAGTTTATTTTGACGGAATGCTTGTGAAGAAAATTGGCGTCGTCGCTTCTACCTTTGAAAATTACACCTCCGGATACACATTCCGTACTTCCATGATCCCGGTTTCGTTGAATCAGAAAACTGAACATGTTATTGCCGTAAGAGTTGCAAAATTCAGAGAAGAGAAAAAATCAGAAATTGTTTTTAATAGTGGCAATAAAGAAAAAGCTTTTGGCTCCAGTTTCTATGATGCAGAAATAGCGATTGAAGAAGAATCTGATTTCCACCAGCAAGCGATCATGTTGATCTTTGCAACGATCTTCGGCGTTTTGGGAATATTCCATCTGATCCTCTTCATCTACTATCATAAAAACAGAGCGAACTTATATTACAGTCTGTTTACATTTATGCTCTTCTGTATTTTCTTTGGCATGTATACCTTGTTTGCCGGACAAGATATGCGTACAACACAAAGAATTCTTCAGCTTGAATCAATTGCTTCCTATACCGTACCATTATTCTTCATAAGCATTCTTTATCAGATATTTTATAAAAGGTTGCTGAAGTTCTTTTGGGTATTAGCCGGACTGATAATAATTTCCTCTTTGTGTCTTTTTGTCTTCAATCAGAGAGAAATCGGAATGATCACAATGGTTATTTTCTTCCTGGCAGGACTAGTTGAAACGATAAGAGTCTTCATAAAAGGTATTGTAAACAAACGGGATGGGGCGCGGATATTTTTGTTCGGATTATTCTTTCCGATAATAGGAGTTATTGTTTTATCACTCTTATCATCCTTTCTTGAAAGCACAGGCTTTACAAAATGGAGTGAACAAATTGATGACCATACCGGAGAATTTTTCGGATATTCATTTTTGTTAAGCGTCTCACTCTCCATGACCATCTACCTTGCTCGTGATTTTGCACGAATGAATAATAAATTGCAGGCACAGATCAATGAGATTAAACAGTTATTTGATAAAACTGTAGAACAAGACAATGAAAGAAAACGCATTCTTGAAAATCAGAATGAGAAACTGGAACAAATGGTTACTGTGCGAACTAATGAGGTGAACAGGCAGAAAACAGAAATCGAGCTGAAGAATCGCGACATTCTTGATAATCTTCAATATGCAAAACGAATTCAGGAAGCGATCTTACCGGAGATAAAACTTATTTATCAGACATTGAATGATTCATTCATCATATATCTGCCGAAAGATATTGTAAGCGGCGACTTTTATTCCTTTTCACAAAAGAATGATAAAGTTATTATTGCAGCAGCAGATTGTACAGGCCATGGAGTTACAGGGGCCTTCATGAGTATGATAGGAACTTCTGTACTGAATCAGATCATCAATGAAAATGGAGTTACAGAACCTGCTCAGATCCTGAAAAATCTGAATGCAGGAATTATTGATGCTTTGAAACAAAGTGAAGGTGAAAAAGAAATTCACGACGGAATGGATATAGCCCTTTGTTCGTTAGATCTGAAAAATTCTACCCTCAAATATGCAGGGGCCAATCGCCCGCTTTGGATCTTTAAAAATGGTGAAATGACAATGATCAAACCGGCCAAATCTGCAATTGGCGGCTATCAGTCTGCTAGAAAAGAAGAATTCTCTCAACACGAAATACCTGTGTCAAAAGGAGACACTATCTACCTATTCACTGATGGCTATGCCGATCAATTCGGCGGTCCGGAAGGAAAGAAATTTTTAAGTAAACGTTTCCGGGAAATTTTAAAAGAGATTCAACCTCTTTCCATGATTGAGCAACAGAAATATTTGCTAAAAGCCTTTCACGACTGGAAAGGAAATGTTGGGCAGGTTGATGATGTGTTGGTGATTGGGGTGAGGTTTTGA
- a CDS encoding SPFH domain-containing protein: MSSSLIATIVIVALLFFCFVTVQQGTVAVITIFGKYRRLMHPGLNFRIPLIEQIFKKISVQNRSVELEFQAITIDQANVYFKAMLLYSVINTEEKNIMSVAFKFVDDRNFMQALIRTIEGSIRGFVATKKQADVLGLRKDITEHVKEQIDIGLEEWGYHLQDLQLNDITFDDVIMKSMSQVVASNNLKAAAENEGQALLITKTKAAEADGNAIKISAGAEKEAAQLRGQGVALFRQEVAKGMTEAAREMQQANLDTSVILFSMWMESVKNFAEHGQGNMIFLDGSVDGMQKTMKQMMGMNKLMSDNPESGR; this comes from the coding sequence ATGAGTTCTTCCTTAATTGCAACAATTGTAATAGTAGCATTGTTGTTTTTCTGTTTTGTAACGGTACAGCAGGGAACTGTTGCAGTCATTACTATTTTCGGAAAGTATCGCCGGTTAATGCATCCCGGATTAAATTTCCGGATTCCTTTAATTGAGCAGATCTTTAAAAAGATTTCCGTGCAAAATCGCTCAGTCGAATTGGAATTTCAGGCCATAACTATTGACCAGGCCAATGTCTATTTCAAAGCCATGTTACTTTACTCTGTAATCAACACTGAAGAAAAGAATATCATGAGTGTTGCTTTCAAATTTGTCGATGACAGGAATTTCATGCAGGCATTGATCCGAACGATAGAAGGTTCAATACGTGGTTTTGTTGCGACAAAAAAACAAGCAGATGTACTCGGATTAAGAAAAGACATTACAGAACACGTAAAAGAACAGATCGATATCGGACTGGAAGAATGGGGATATCATTTGCAGGATCTTCAGTTGAATGATATTACTTTCGACGATGTGATCATGAAGTCAATGAGTCAGGTTGTTGCGTCGAACAATTTAAAAGCTGCAGCTGAGAATGAAGGCCAGGCATTGTTGATCACAAAAACTAAAGCTGCCGAAGCGGATGGAAATGCGATCAAGATCTCAGCCGGAGCAGAAAAAGAAGCAGCACAGTTACGTGGACAAGGCGTTGCCCTCTTCCGTCAGGAAGTTGCAAAAGGTATGACTGAAGCTGCGCGTGAAATGCAACAAGCTAACCTTGACACTTCAGTGATTCTATTCAGTATGTGGATGGAGTCGGTAAAGAATTTTGCAGAACACGGACAAGGAAATATGATCTTCCTGGATGGTTCCGTTGATGGAATGCAAAAGACAATGAAGCAGATGATGGGGATGAATAAGTTGATGAGCGATAATCCTGAAAGTGGAAGGTAA